Proteins found in one Rhodobacteraceae bacterium D3-12 genomic segment:
- a CDS encoding flagellar motor switch protein FliG — translation MAKSSAQGALQKLDVKSLAPRAKAAIIVRFLLQEGADVPLSQLPDDLQTALTQQMGSMRYIDRNTLQTVVGEFADELEAMGLTFPRGLAGALSALDGKISPQTTARLRKEAGVRQIGDPWEFIRDLPATKLVPLIERESIEVAAVLLSKLPVQKAAELLGKLPGAKARHITYAVSLTSKVTPEAVDRIGLSLAAQFEMEPLRAFDEDPEERLGAILNISQANTRDDVLTGLDEDDAEFSQRVRKAIFTFAHIPTRINPVDAPKITRDVEQQVLSTALAYALGNANEDLKDAAEFILANISKRMAENMRDEASEMGKIKPKDGEAAFNEVVAAIRALQASGEIIMIDPDEEEDEDS, via the coding sequence ATCGCCAAAAGCTCCGCCCAGGGCGCGTTGCAAAAACTCGACGTGAAATCACTCGCGCCGCGGGCCAAGGCAGCCATAATCGTGCGTTTCTTGTTGCAAGAAGGCGCGGACGTCCCCCTTTCCCAACTCCCCGACGACTTGCAAACCGCGCTGACCCAGCAAATGGGCTCAATGCGCTACATTGACCGAAACACGCTGCAAACCGTGGTCGGTGAATTCGCGGATGAGCTTGAGGCGATGGGCCTGACTTTCCCGCGTGGCCTCGCCGGGGCGCTCAGCGCGCTTGACGGCAAGATTTCCCCCCAGACCACTGCCCGCCTGCGCAAAGAAGCGGGCGTGCGCCAAATCGGCGACCCGTGGGAGTTTATTCGCGACCTTCCCGCCACAAAACTCGTTCCGCTCATCGAACGTGAAAGCATCGAAGTCGCCGCCGTTCTCCTTTCCAAACTCCCGGTTCAAAAGGCTGCTGAATTGCTTGGTAAACTGCCCGGGGCCAAAGCGCGCCACATCACTTATGCCGTGTCCCTAACCAGCAAAGTCACGCCAGAAGCTGTGGACCGCATCGGTCTCTCCCTCGCCGCGCAATTCGAAATGGAGCCGTTGCGCGCCTTTGACGAAGACCCCGAAGAAAGGCTCGGCGCAATCCTCAACATCAGCCAGGCCAACACCCGCGATGACGTGCTCACCGGGCTCGATGAAGATGATGCCGAATTTTCCCAACGCGTGCGCAAGGCAATCTTTACATTCGCCCATATCCCGACCCGAATTAACCCCGTCGACGCACCCAAAATCACCCGCGACGTGGAACAACAGGTGCTCTCGACAGCACTCGCCTATGCTTTGGGTAATGCAAACGAAGACTTGAAAGACGCAGCAGAGTTCATTTTGGCGAATATTTCCAAACGGATGGCCGAAAACATGCGCGACGAGGCCAGCGAAATGGGGAAAATCAAACCAAAAGACGGTGAAGCTGCGTTTAATGAAGTCGTTGCCGCCATTCGCGCCCTTCAAGCCTCGGGCGAGATCATCATGATCGACCCTGACGAAGAGGAAGATGAGGATAGCTAG
- a CDS encoding nitrile hydratase subunit beta, translated as MGGQSAGPVPLDDHDFALWEKRVDALQVLMSTKGHFTVDGLRRALEDMGEDAYEKYSYYERWIAAVNQNLLEAGLYSIEELGAKMEEVCARGDTYGDASA; from the coding sequence ATGGGCGGCCAATCCGCTGGCCCCGTCCCTCTGGACGACCACGATTTTGCCCTCTGGGAAAAACGCGTCGATGCGCTCCAAGTGCTCATGAGCACCAAGGGCCATTTCACAGTTGATGGTTTGCGCCGCGCCCTCGAAGACATGGGCGAGGACGCCTATGAGAAATATTCCTACTACGAGCGCTGGATCGCTGCGGTAAATCAAAACCTGCTCGAGGCCGGCCTCTACTCCATCGAAGAGCTTGGCGCTAAAATGGAAGAGGTGTGTGCGCGCGGCGATACCTATGGTGACGCCAGTGCCTGA
- a CDS encoding nitrile hydratase subunit beta: MMPPGHVRAPAYLRGKTGQIERPLGAFPNPEKLAYGLKAEKQPLYRVRFTMAEIWGQEAETPDDTLDAEIYAHWLEPAE, encoded by the coding sequence ATGATGCCCCCCGGTCACGTCCGCGCACCGGCCTACTTGCGTGGCAAAACCGGTCAAATCGAGCGGCCCCTCGGTGCCTTTCCCAACCCTGAGAAACTCGCCTACGGCCTCAAGGCCGAGAAACAGCCGCTCTACCGCGTCCGCTTCACAATGGCAGAAATCTGGGGCCAAGAAGCCGAGACGCCAGACGACACGCTAGATGCCGAAATCTATGCCCATTGGCTGGAGCCCGCAGAATGA
- the nthA gene encoding nitrile hydratase subunit alpha codes for MPHDHHDHDHDGMSPSGHPYRADNDAPLTYWQTMEIAVRELLIKKRHTTAAEISAQIDTMDARSPANGAAVVARAWSDPAFKSRLLSDASAASREMGYDIGALNLIAVENTEDTHNLIVCTLCSCYPRNLLGLPPDWYKTRAYRSRAVKEPRKVLEEFGVTLPQETQIRVYDSTADMRYIVLPTRPNGTEDMDEASLAKLVTRDSMIGTGLAKAP; via the coding sequence ATGCCGCATGACCATCACGACCACGACCACGACGGCATGTCCCCGTCAGGCCACCCATATCGCGCTGACAATGATGCACCGCTCACATATTGGCAGACCATGGAAATCGCCGTGCGGGAGCTTTTGATCAAAAAGCGGCACACCACCGCCGCCGAGATCTCCGCCCAGATTGACACGATGGACGCGCGCTCCCCTGCGAACGGCGCCGCAGTTGTTGCCCGCGCCTGGAGCGATCCCGCATTCAAGTCCCGCTTGCTTTCTGACGCCTCCGCCGCCAGCCGTGAAATGGGTTACGACATCGGCGCGCTCAATCTCATCGCAGTCGAAAACACCGAAGACACCCACAACCTTATCGTCTGCACGCTCTGCTCTTGCTATCCGCGCAACTTGCTTGGCCTGCCGCCCGATTGGTATAAAACCCGCGCTTATCGCTCTCGCGCCGTCAAAGAACCGCGAAAAGTCCTTGAAGAGTTTGGCGTAACACTTCCGCAAGAAACGCAAATACGGGTCTACGACAGCACCGCTGATATGCGCTACATCGTCCTGCCAACCCGCCCAAACGGAACCGAAGACATGGACGAGGCAAGCCTTGCAAAGCTGGTCACCCGTGACAGCATGATCGGCACAGGACTGGCAAAAGCCCCTTGA
- a CDS encoding EamA family transporter, with amino-acid sequence MRPFSVKATAILLMIATIFMFSTMDALAKLLSERIGTVPTLWVRYLGQTLVVFVLVLPRLRTVLRTSYPKLQLARSIYLMGATIFFFGISHIGLAEAAAIMSTNPLFITLGAAVFLGEVLDCVAPPPLPPPVLEPFS; translated from the coding sequence ATGCGCCCGTTCTCGGTCAAGGCCACCGCGATCCTGCTGATGATCGCCACAATCTTCATGTTCTCGACAATGGATGCGCTGGCCAAGCTTCTGTCAGAGCGGATTGGGACGGTGCCAACGCTTTGGGTTCGCTACCTTGGCCAAACTCTCGTTGTCTTTGTGCTCGTCCTGCCCCGCCTGCGCACCGTTCTGCGCACCAGCTATCCCAAGCTACAACTGGCGCGTTCCATCTACCTCATGGGCGCAACGATCTTTTTCTTCGGCATTTCACATATCGGCCTCGCCGAAGCCGCCGCGATCATGTCGACCAACCCGCTCTTTATCACCCTTGGTGCGGCGGTCTTTTTGGGCGAGGTTTTGGACTGCGTCGCGCCGCCGCCATTGCCGCCGCCTGTGTTGGAGCCTTTCTCGTGA
- a CDS encoding DMT family transporter, with amino-acid sequence MIRPGADVFTPYSLLPLGAAICYSAYTLTTRFVGRDEDAWTSLFYTALFGAVALSIAVPFFWHPIAAADLPIMIGIALCGTLGQLTLIRALILGEAGMLAPFAYFGLVFSTFYGAFIFGDFPDRLTILGGLIIAGAGIYVWYRETVTKPE; translated from the coding sequence GTGATCCGCCCCGGCGCCGACGTTTTCACGCCCTATTCTCTTTTGCCCCTCGGCGCCGCGATTTGTTATTCCGCTTATACGCTCACCACCCGATTTGTGGGGCGCGACGAGGACGCATGGACGTCGCTGTTCTACACCGCACTCTTCGGAGCCGTCGCGCTCTCCATCGCTGTACCGTTCTTTTGGCACCCTATCGCTGCGGCTGACCTGCCCATCATGATCGGCATTGCGCTCTGCGGGACTCTGGGGCAACTCACTCTGATCCGCGCACTGATACTGGGCGAGGCTGGAATGCTCGCCCCCTTCGCCTATTTCGGCCTTGTCTTTTCTACCTTCTACGGCGCGTTTATCTTCGGCGATTTCCCCGACAGGCTCACAATACTCGGTGGCCTTATCATCGCCGGCGCAGGAATATATGTCTGGTATCGTGAAACCGTGACCAAACCCGAATAA
- a CDS encoding DUF2927 domain-containing protein, translated as MRNHLLPFCLLLVGCMPGAMPDQASRAAQPAAMSALPPIKTFSTPTPVRPGRSNIDIQRDFLELAFKLESGRELPVLTRFEQPITIRVTGTAPSTLMPDLTRLIYRLNTEAGLRVSLTRAPHANITVQAVTRAQIRKNLPHAACFVVPNITDISQYRAARRSSKANWGLLRKRETMAVFVPSDASPQEVRDCLHEELAQAIGPLNDLYRLPDSVFNDDNVHTVLTGFDMLILRAFYSPQLSNGMTRRQVAARLPAILARLNPGGEQAASYRPAPTPRSWIRAIQTALGPGATHSQRRIAARNALQIAQSLGWQDHRRAFAHYAMGRLSAATDPEAALGHFKTAERFYRASPHTSLHQAYTASQLAAHALTQGDGPGALSYVNGAIPVAARYENAALLSTLMLLRAEALELTGRASEAATVRLDSLGWARYGFGADWAVRAKLREIGALNPLKGKRG; from the coding sequence TTGCGAAATCACCTCCTGCCTTTTTGCCTTTTGCTCGTCGGCTGTATGCCCGGCGCCATGCCTGATCAGGCCTCGCGCGCGGCACAGCCCGCCGCGATGAGCGCGCTGCCCCCGATCAAGACCTTCTCAACCCCGACGCCCGTTCGCCCCGGACGCTCGAACATCGACATTCAACGCGATTTCCTCGAACTGGCTTTCAAGCTCGAATCTGGCCGTGAATTGCCGGTTCTGACCCGCTTTGAACAGCCGATCACGATCCGCGTCACCGGCACCGCGCCCTCGACCTTGATGCCAGACCTGACACGGCTGATCTATCGACTGAACACCGAGGCCGGACTTCGCGTGTCGCTCACCCGTGCGCCGCATGCCAACATCACGGTTCAGGCCGTCACCCGCGCACAGATCCGCAAGAACCTGCCGCATGCCGCCTGCTTTGTTGTGCCGAATATCACCGATATTTCGCAATATCGCGCCGCGCGCCGCTCGTCCAAAGCCAATTGGGGTCTGCTTCGCAAACGTGAAACAATGGCCGTTTTTGTGCCCTCTGACGCCTCGCCTCAAGAGGTGCGTGATTGCCTGCACGAAGAACTCGCTCAGGCCATTGGCCCATTGAACGACCTCTACCGCCTGCCCGATTCCGTTTTCAATGATGATAACGTGCACACGGTGCTGACCGGCTTTGATATGCTGATCCTGCGCGCGTTTTATTCGCCGCAGCTGTCCAACGGCATGACCCGCCGACAGGTCGCAGCCCGTTTACCTGCCATTCTGGCCCGGCTAAACCCGGGCGGAGAACAGGCCGCCTCCTACCGCCCCGCCCCCACACCGCGCAGCTGGATTCGTGCCATCCAGACCGCCCTCGGCCCCGGCGCAACGCACAGCCAACGCCGCATTGCCGCCCGCAACGCGTTGCAAATCGCCCAGTCTCTCGGCTGGCAGGATCACCGCCGCGCCTTTGCGCATTACGCCATGGGCCGCCTGTCCGCCGCCACCGACCCCGAAGCCGCCCTCGGACACTTCAAAACAGCCGAGCGGTTCTACCGCGCCTCGCCTCATACCTCGCTGCATCAGGCCTACACCGCCTCTCAACTCGCCGCCCATGCGCTGACGCAGGGCGACGGTCCGGGCGCTCTGTCCTATGTCAACGGCGCCATCCCCGTGGCCGCCCGATATGAAAACGCCGCCCTGCTCTCAACCCTCATGCTTTTGCGCGCTGAGGCCCTCGAACTCACCGGTCGCGCCTCAGAAGCAGCCACGGTCCGACTGGACAGTCTGGGCTGGGCGCGTTACGGATTTGGCGCGGATTGGGCCGTGCGCGCGAAATTGCGTGAAATCGGCGCGCTCAACCCGCTAAAAGGCAAACGCGGGTAA
- a CDS encoding VWA domain-containing protein, giving the protein MFLPFFEALRNQGIPVSLREYLTFLEGMSSGLVTYDIDGFYYLSRTAMVKDERNLDKFDRAFATAFKGIEGISLSDVLNAVDIPGDWLEKMAEKHLSPEEMEEIKSLGGFDKLMETLKERLKEQEGRHQGGNKWIGTAGTSPFGAHGYNPEGVRIGQDKSRHQRAVKVWDKRDFKNLDGDVELGTRNIKVALKRLRRWARDGAHEELDLDGTIRATAEHGYLDVKTRPEKRNAVKVLLFLDVGGSMDPHIKVVEELFSAARTEFKHLEYYYFHNCLYEGVWRDNRRRWDAQTPTWEVLRTYGSDYKCIFVGDASMSPYEIAYPGGANEHWNAESGQVWLTRAREQWPSHMWINPVPEKHWGYTHSIGMMREIFEDRMVPMTLKGIEQGMRELTR; this is encoded by the coding sequence ATGTTTCTGCCTTTCTTTGAAGCCCTCCGCAATCAGGGCATCCCTGTAAGCTTGCGTGAATACCTCACCTTCCTCGAAGGCATGAGCTCCGGCCTCGTCACCTATGACATTGATGGCTTCTACTATCTGTCGCGCACGGCCATGGTCAAAGATGAACGCAACCTCGACAAGTTTGACCGCGCTTTTGCCACGGCTTTCAAAGGCATCGAAGGCATCTCCCTCTCCGACGTGCTCAATGCCGTCGACATCCCCGGCGACTGGCTCGAAAAAATGGCTGAAAAACACCTCAGCCCCGAGGAGATGGAAGAAATCAAATCGCTCGGTGGCTTTGACAAGCTGATGGAAACATTGAAAGAGCGCCTCAAGGAACAAGAAGGGCGCCACCAAGGCGGCAACAAATGGATCGGCACCGCCGGCACCTCCCCTTTCGGCGCTCATGGTTACAATCCTGAAGGCGTGCGCATTGGCCAAGACAAATCGCGCCACCAACGCGCTGTGAAAGTCTGGGACAAACGTGACTTCAAAAACCTCGACGGCGACGTCGAACTCGGCACCCGCAATATCAAGGTCGCGCTAAAACGCCTGCGCCGGTGGGCCCGTGATGGCGCCCACGAAGAGCTTGATCTCGACGGAACCATCCGCGCCACCGCCGAACATGGCTATCTCGATGTGAAAACCCGCCCGGAAAAACGCAACGCTGTCAAAGTGCTGTTGTTTCTTGATGTTGGCGGCTCGATGGACCCACACATCAAGGTCGTGGAAGAGCTGTTCTCCGCTGCGCGCACCGAATTCAAACACCTCGAATATTACTACTTCCACAACTGCCTCTATGAGGGGGTATGGCGCGACAATCGCCGCCGCTGGGACGCGCAAACCCCCACTTGGGAGGTGCTGCGCACTTACGGCTCGGACTACAAATGCATTTTCGTCGGCGACGCCTCGATGAGCCCCTATGAAATCGCCTACCCCGGCGGCGCAAACGAGCATTGGAACGCCGAAAGCGGTCAGGTCTGGCTCACCCGCGCGCGCGAACAATGGCCCAGCCACATGTGGATCAACCCGGTGCCAGAAAAACACTGGGGCTACACGCATTCCATCGGCATGATGCGCGAAATATTCGAAGACCGCATGGTCCCGATGACGCTCAAAGGCATTGAACAAGGCATGCGTGAACTGACACGCTAA
- a CDS encoding Asp/Glu racemase translates to MTVNYALDDGYGAGARLGLIVLSTDETLENEARQVLAGRPVSLLHSRIPAQAEVTPDALGTMEGHIESTAALLPEGLSAVGFGCTSGATVIGPERVAALIGAKQGDAAVTNPMSAVLAALGALGARRIALLTPYVDSVNEPLVAALKAGGVEVVKRASFEESNDWSVARIREADTLAAMKQLGAGGIAMPFLPVAPTCGVFPFWKKRRR, encoded by the coding sequence ATGACGGTGAACTATGCGTTGGACGATGGTTATGGCGCAGGCGCGCGGCTGGGACTGATCGTGCTTTCGACAGATGAGACGTTGGAAAACGAAGCGCGGCAAGTGTTGGCGGGTCGGCCCGTGAGCCTGCTTCATTCTCGTATTCCGGCGCAGGCCGAAGTGACGCCGGATGCGCTTGGCACGATGGAAGGGCATATCGAGAGCACCGCTGCGCTCTTGCCGGAGGGGCTGAGCGCGGTGGGGTTTGGCTGTACCTCCGGGGCGACGGTGATCGGGCCGGAACGGGTGGCTGCGTTGATCGGCGCGAAGCAGGGCGATGCGGCGGTGACCAACCCGATGAGTGCGGTTCTCGCAGCGCTTGGGGCGTTAGGGGCGCGGCGGATTGCCCTGCTGACGCCTTATGTAGACAGCGTGAATGAGCCGCTTGTTGCAGCGCTCAAGGCGGGCGGGGTGGAGGTGGTGAAGCGTGCGAGTTTCGAGGAGAGCAACGATTGGTCGGTGGCGCGGATCAGGGAGGCTGATACGCTGGCGGCAATGAAACAACTCGGGGCAGGGGGAATTGCGATGCCATTTTTGCCAGTTGCACCAACTTGCGGTGTTTTTCCGTTTTGGAAGAAGCGGAGGCGGTGA
- a CDS encoding VTT domain-containing protein: MTDQLFELFATYGIPLLTLTTFASCLALPVPSSLLMMASGAFAASGDINLAGAMLAALTGAILGDQLGFHLGTVGQERLAQLIETYPRRAAILARARNLLRKRGATGVFLSRWLFSPLGPYVNFSAGAAGVGWARFTLWAVFGEIIWVSIYSGLGFVFSSSLSAAADVATNISGLLAGGALMALTGRWLLHAMHEHRLKKSKEL; the protein is encoded by the coding sequence ATGACCGATCAGCTTTTCGAGCTTTTTGCCACCTACGGCATTCCGCTTCTGACGCTCACCACCTTTGCAAGCTGCCTTGCCCTGCCCGTGCCTTCATCGCTCCTGATGATGGCCTCCGGTGCCTTTGCCGCCTCTGGGGATATCAACCTCGCCGGGGCCATGCTTGCAGCCCTGACCGGAGCAATTCTCGGCGATCAACTCGGCTTTCACCTTGGCACTGTCGGACAGGAAAGGCTGGCGCAGCTTATCGAAACCTATCCCCGCCGCGCCGCGATTCTTGCACGCGCACGCAACCTGTTACGCAAACGCGGTGCTACGGGCGTCTTTCTCAGCCGTTGGTTGTTCAGCCCGCTCGGCCCGTATGTGAATTTTTCTGCCGGGGCAGCGGGTGTGGGCTGGGCACGCTTTACACTCTGGGCCGTCTTTGGCGAAATTATCTGGGTTTCAATCTACTCCGGGTTGGGATTCGTGTTCAGCAGCAGCCTCAGCGCCGCCGCCGATGTCGCAACCAACATCAGCGGCCTGCTGGCGGGGGGCGCTTTAATGGCACTTACTGGCCGCTGGCTGTTGCACGCAATGCACGAGCATCGATTGAAGAAAAGCAAGGAACTCTGA
- a CDS encoding cytochrome P450, with product MSNAPVTHIDPAVFAADPYPTLADMRKNAPVTYVPELGATLFTRRNDIFEQEKRIDVFSSHQPDGLMSILMGENMMRKDGADHSAERRALFPCLSPKTARDHWAPLFRAKTERILDTLAPQGACDLVRDFAMPASAEALKLVTGLTNMAAPELDRVSQGMIDGCANYSGDAMIEATCHDCTASIDAHITERMPVLAQNSDKSALSVQMQAGLSVATTRANIKLIISGGQNEPRDAIAGAAWALLTHPDQLAQIQRGEHGYGRAFDEYVRWISPIGMSPRRVAQADTTCGVTFEPEDRVFFMFSSAGHDEAHFTDPERFDITRDTGPAIPFGAGPHFCGGAAIARTLIADIALPLLFERLPDLVLAGDPRFHGWAFRGPLSMPVRWQS from the coding sequence ATGTCTAACGCCCCCGTCACCCATATCGACCCCGCGGTTTTCGCGGCTGATCCCTACCCGACCCTTGCCGACATGCGCAAAAACGCTCCGGTAACCTACGTGCCGGAACTCGGCGCAACCCTTTTCACGCGGCGCAACGACATATTCGAGCAGGAAAAGAGGATCGATGTGTTTTCCTCGCACCAACCCGACGGGTTGATGAGCATCCTCATGGGCGAAAACATGATGCGCAAAGACGGCGCAGACCACTCCGCCGAACGCCGCGCGCTCTTTCCCTGCCTCTCCCCCAAAACCGCACGCGACCATTGGGCCCCTCTGTTTCGCGCCAAGACCGAGAGGATTCTTGACACCCTCGCCCCGCAAGGCGCCTGTGATCTGGTGCGCGACTTCGCCATGCCCGCCTCTGCCGAGGCTCTTAAACTGGTCACCGGCCTTACCAATATGGCCGCGCCCGAGCTTGATCGCGTCAGCCAAGGCATGATCGACGGCTGCGCCAATTACAGCGGTGATGCTATGATAGAGGCGACTTGCCACGATTGCACAGCTTCGATCGACGCCCATATCACCGAGCGGATGCCCGTTTTGGCGCAAAATTCCGACAAATCAGCCCTGTCCGTGCAAATGCAAGCCGGTCTCAGCGTCGCCACCACCCGCGCTAATATCAAGCTCATCATTTCCGGCGGTCAAAACGAACCCCGCGACGCCATCGCCGGAGCCGCATGGGCGTTGCTCACCCACCCTGACCAACTTGCTCAGATCCAACGCGGTGAACACGGCTATGGGCGGGCGTTCGATGAATATGTGCGCTGGATTTCTCCCATCGGCATGTCGCCCCGCCGTGTGGCCCAAGCCGACACCACTTGCGGCGTCACGTTCGAACCTGAAGACCGCGTATTCTTCATGTTTTCCTCCGCCGGCCATGACGAGGCGCATTTCACCGACCCTGAGCGTTTCGACATCACCCGCGACACCGGCCCCGCCATCCCCTTCGGTGCAGGCCCGCATTTCTGCGGCGGCGCGGCTATCGCCCGCACCTTGATCGCCGACATCGCCCTACCGCTGCTTTTTGAACGCCTCCCCGACCTCGTTCTTGCGGGCGACCCCCGGTTTCACGGCTGGGCCTTTCGCGGTCCGCTCTCCATGCCGGTCCGTTGGCAGAGCTGA
- a CDS encoding M48 family metallopeptidase: MLRLTPILLAVLYGFVLYRFSAWRTARELDAKSTELLDPTLKPLFGQMAKALDLPRIRVHLYEIEPVNGLAAPDGRIFLTRGFYNKYRQGEVTGEELASVIAHELGHVALGHSRRRMIDFSGQNALRTAIAMVIGRFIPGVGPYIANFLTTLVAARLSRADEYEADEYAAALLTKAGIGTAPQKTLFEKLEALTKTNMGKSPAWLLSHPKTGERIKAIEKLETQWS, from the coding sequence ATGTTGCGCTTAACGCCCATCCTTCTCGCCGTCCTCTACGGTTTCGTGCTCTACCGCTTCTCCGCGTGGCGCACCGCCCGTGAGCTTGACGCCAAATCAACCGAACTGCTCGACCCGACGCTCAAACCGTTGTTTGGCCAAATGGCCAAGGCGCTCGACCTGCCGCGCATCCGCGTGCATCTCTATGAGATCGAGCCGGTAAACGGCCTCGCCGCACCGGATGGGCGCATCTTCCTCACGCGTGGTTTTTATAACAAATACCGGCAAGGCGAGGTTACAGGAGAAGAGCTCGCCTCCGTTATTGCCCATGAACTCGGTCACGTGGCGCTTGGCCATTCCCGCCGCCGGATGATCGACTTTTCCGGGCAGAACGCGCTACGCACTGCAATTGCGATGGTCATTGGCCGCTTTATTCCCGGCGTCGGCCCTTACATTGCGAATTTCCTGACCACATTGGTCGCCGCACGGCTGTCGCGCGCCGATGAATACGAAGCCGACGAATATGCAGCCGCCCTGCTCACCAAAGCCGGGATCGGCACCGCACCGCAGAAGACCCTGTTCGAAAAACTTGAGGCGTTGACCAAAACCAACATGGGCAAATCCCCTGCGTGGCTTCTGTCGCACCCGAAAACCGGCGAACGCATCAAAGCAATCGAAAAGCTTGAAACTCAATGGAGCTAA
- the trmD gene encoding tRNA (guanosine(37)-N1)-methyltransferase TrmD: MSDTPQHPQKSHGRKSISTSLQPRSLMEETRLAHAWTAQVITLFPDAFPGVLGESLTGKALKDGLWQLETVDLRRFGIGKHRNVDDTPSGGGAGMVLRADVLGNAIEHARKLAKTRLPLYYLSPRGTPFTQSHARQFAAQPGLTLLCGRFEGVDQRVLDHYGIEEISLGDFVLTGGEIAAQAILDATVRLLPGVLGNAASTEEESFSNGLLEHPQYTRPADWLGHSIPAVLSSGNHGEIAKWRRAQSQELTRTRRPDLWDAHLRRNDT, encoded by the coding sequence ATGAGCGACACACCCCAACACCCACAGAAATCACATGGCCGCAAATCCATTTCAACCAGCCTGCAACCGCGCAGCCTGATGGAAGAAACCCGCCTCGCCCACGCGTGGACGGCACAGGTCATCACACTTTTCCCCGATGCCTTCCCCGGCGTTCTCGGCGAAAGCCTGACTGGCAAAGCCCTCAAGGATGGGTTGTGGCAACTTGAAACCGTTGATCTGCGCCGCTTTGGGATCGGCAAGCACCGCAATGTCGACGACACGCCCTCCGGTGGCGGCGCGGGCATGGTTCTTCGTGCAGATGTGCTAGGTAACGCGATCGAACACGCCCGCAAACTCGCCAAGACCCGCCTGCCGCTCTATTACCTCTCCCCGCGCGGCACGCCGTTCACCCAATCCCATGCCCGCCAATTCGCTGCCCAACCCGGGCTTACGCTGCTGTGTGGCCGGTTCGAAGGTGTCGATCAACGCGTGCTCGACCACTACGGTATCGAAGAAATCAGTTTGGGCGATTTTGTCCTCACCGGCGGTGAAATCGCCGCGCAAGCCATTCTTGATGCGACCGTGCGCCTGCTCCCCGGTGTGCTCGGCAACGCCGCCAGCACCGAAGAGGAAAGCTTCTCCAACGGCCTGCTTGAGCATCCGCAATACACCCGCCCGGCTGACTGGCTGGGCCACAGTATCCCTGCGGTCCTGTCTTCGGGCAACCACGGTGAAATCGCCAAATGGCGCCGCGCGCAATCCCAAGAGCTGACCCGAACACGCCGTCCCGACCTCTGGGATGCACATTTGCGCCGTAACGACACTTGA
- a CDS encoding EthD family reductase, whose product MPVTLQVIYPFTEGTSFDMDYYLTTHMQIVQDHMGQHIKESFVTKGISGGPNTPPPYHAIATIVFPDQEAMNAAVAGSGALLKDIPNFTDVRPKTLIGELVG is encoded by the coding sequence ATGCCTGTTACCCTGCAAGTCATCTATCCCTTCACCGAAGGCACATCGTTTGACATGGACTATTACCTGACCACGCATATGCAGATCGTGCAGGACCACATGGGCCAACACATCAAGGAAAGCTTTGTGACCAAAGGCATCTCCGGTGGCCCCAACACACCGCCCCCCTACCACGCGATTGCAACGATCGTGTTTCCGGATCAGGAGGCAATGAATGCCGCCGTGGCCGGCTCTGGCGCACTTCTCAAAGACATTCCAAACTTCACCGATGTCCGCCCGAAAACCCTGATTGGTGAGCTGGTCGGCTAG
- the rplS gene encoding 50S ribosomal protein L19, giving the protein MDLIAELEAEQIASLGKDIPDFKAGDTIRVGYKVTEGTRSRVQNYEGVCISRKNGAGIAGSFTVRKISFGEGVERVFPLHSTNIDSIEVVRRGRVRRAKLYYLRSRRGKSARIAEDSTYKPKKA; this is encoded by the coding sequence ATGGACCTGATCGCAGAACTCGAGGCGGAACAGATCGCCTCGCTCGGGAAAGACATTCCCGATTTCAAAGCCGGTGACACCATCCGTGTCGGCTACAAAGTAACCGAAGGCACGCGTAGCCGGGTACAGAACTACGAAGGCGTCTGCATCTCGCGCAAAAACGGCGCAGGCATTGCCGGCTCGTTCACCGTTCGCAAGATTTCCTTTGGCGAAGGCGTGGAACGTGTGTTCCCCCTGCATTCGACCAATATCGACAGCATCGAGGTTGTTCGCCGTGGCCGTGTCCGCCGCGCCAAGCTCTACTATCTGCGTTCGCGTCGCGGTAAATCCGCCCGTATCGCAGAAGACAGCACCTACAAACCCAAGAAAGCCTGA